A region of Candidatus Woesearchaeota archaeon DNA encodes the following proteins:
- a CDS encoding glutathione S-transferase N-terminal domain-containing protein has translation MVKVIVYSTNSCPWCVKVKDFLKENKIDYIEHNVAEDAKALQNMEEKSGQRGVPVLDINGTIIVGFDRDAIKAALKLK, from the coding sequence ATGGTAAAAGTAATCGTATACAGTACAAATTCATGCCCCTGGTGCGTGAAAGTAAAAGACTTTTTGAAGGAAAACAAAATTGACTATATCGAGCACAATGTCGCGGAAGACGCGAAAGCGCTCCAGAATATGGAAGAAAAGTCAGGACAGCGGGGTGTTCCAGTGTTGGACATTAACGGCACCATCATCGTTGGCTTTGACAGAGACGCGATTAAAGCAGCGTTGAAATTGAAATAA
- the mutL gene encoding DNA mismatch repair endonuclease MutL: protein MPKIKLLDDALINKIAAGEVIERPASVVKELVENSIDAGAAIITVEIEEGGKSKIRVTDNGSGMEKEDALLCLERHATSKITDADDLFKITTMGFRGEALSSIAAVAELSLKTKTKGAQTGFKVLSSGGKFVESHDIAMPDGTSIEVTNLFFNVPARKKHLKTIQTELRQVAELMTKYALAYPEKTIKLMHGQQEIIFAPATTNTIDRILSVYGKKVTYGMLPVEYSYNEIKIKGFLSKPTITRNDKEVQHIFVNHRAVKNNIISKAVYDAYHTLLHLENHPLFILNVTINPGLIDVNVHPQKAVIRVERENELYLAVFNAVRNTLDNAKLVPIIAEEKPTFTQSPLMAKQFTVQEEKQMFFAEKEEGKTQKGETSAEISAQEMLDCALQKVVGTEAQDNEEKSSGEEKEQDTSRSLTTEASAIAGTERISTLKLIGRIHNVFYLAENELGLIIIDQHAAHERVLYEKFMEQYYGKNIKTQELLVPEEIDFSPAEMLLYQENKKYIEQLGFHLEEFGRNTLLLRTVPSILGRLIDKETIHEIMAQINDKAMLLNEVQEEKIIRTACRAAVKANDVVHLQEMQTILQQLQKCEQPFTCPHGRPTMIQFTIPELEKKFKRVV, encoded by the coding sequence ATGCCAAAGATCAAGCTGCTGGATGACGCCTTAATCAACAAAATAGCGGCAGGAGAAGTGATTGAACGTCCCGCTTCTGTGGTTAAAGAGTTAGTCGAAAATTCGATTGACGCGGGAGCGGCAATAATCACTGTCGAAATAGAGGAAGGCGGAAAATCAAAAATCCGAGTAACAGACAATGGGAGTGGTATGGAAAAAGAAGACGCGCTGTTATGCCTTGAACGCCACGCGACAAGCAAAATCACAGACGCAGATGATTTGTTTAAAATCACCACAATGGGTTTTCGCGGAGAAGCGCTTTCATCAATTGCGGCAGTTGCGGAACTTTCGTTAAAGACAAAAACAAAAGGGGCACAAACTGGCTTCAAAGTTCTTTCCAGTGGGGGAAAGTTTGTGGAGTCGCATGATATTGCGATGCCAGATGGAACAAGTATCGAAGTAACAAACCTTTTCTTCAATGTTCCTGCGCGAAAAAAACACCTCAAGACAATCCAGACAGAATTGCGGCAAGTAGCGGAGCTCATGACAAAGTACGCGCTTGCGTATCCAGAAAAGACAATAAAGCTCATGCACGGGCAGCAGGAAATCATTTTTGCGCCAGCAACAACAAATACGATTGACCGAATTCTCAGTGTCTACGGAAAAAAAGTGACGTACGGCATGCTTCCTGTAGAGTACAGCTACAATGAAATCAAAATCAAAGGCTTCCTGAGTAAGCCCACAATCACAAGAAACGACAAAGAAGTCCAGCATATTTTTGTCAATCATCGTGCGGTAAAAAACAACATTATAAGTAAAGCAGTCTATGACGCGTATCACACGCTGTTGCATCTGGAGAATCACCCGCTGTTCATTCTCAATGTTACTATAAATCCAGGGCTTATTGATGTGAATGTCCATCCGCAAAAAGCAGTGATTCGTGTTGAAAGAGAAAATGAGTTATATCTTGCTGTTTTCAATGCAGTGCGAAATACGTTGGATAACGCGAAGCTTGTTCCGATTATTGCGGAAGAAAAACCAACATTCACCCAGTCGCCCTTAATGGCAAAGCAGTTTACAGTGCAAGAAGAAAAGCAAATGTTTTTTGCGGAAAAAGAAGAGGGCAAAACACAAAAAGGAGAAACTTCTGCTGAAATTTCTGCGCAGGAAATGCTCGATTGTGCATTGCAGAAAGTCGTGGGAACTGAAGCGCAAGATAATGAAGAAAAAAGCAGTGGAGAAGAAAAAGAACAAGACACTTCTAGATCACTCACTACAGAAGCGTCAGCGATTGCAGGAACAGAACGCATTTCGACGCTCAAACTTATTGGAAGAATACATAATGTTTTTTATCTCGCGGAAAACGAGCTAGGGCTAATCATTATTGATCAGCACGCTGCGCATGAGCGTGTACTCTACGAAAAATTCATGGAACAATATTATGGAAAAAACATCAAAACACAAGAGCTTCTTGTTCCAGAAGAAATAGATTTTTCGCCTGCGGAAATGCTGTTGTATCAGGAGAATAAAAAATACATTGAACAATTAGGATTTCATTTGGAAGAATTTGGAAGAAACACGCTGCTGCTTCGCACAGTTCCTTCGATTCTGGGCAGACTTATTGACAAAGAGACAATTCATGAAATCATGGCGCAGATAAATGACAAAGCAATGTTGTTGAATGAAGTGCAGGAAGAGAAAATCATCAGAACAGCGTGCCGTGCTGCTGTAAAGGCAAATGATGTCGTGCATCTACAGGAGATGCAAACGATTCTTCAGCAATTGCAAAAATGCGAGCAGCCGTTTACCTGTCCGCATGGCAGACCAACAATGATTCAGTTTACGATTCCTGAACTCGAGAAGAAATTTAAGAGAGTAGTGTAA
- the sppA gene encoding signal peptide peptidase SppA: protein MVKIEKQEQPRTPWLWIIGGIIVFSIISFFVFIFAVIFIASDSEPTTGNVAVIPMKGVIMIDSEDRLFSTNVASSTEIVALIKKAENDPSIKAIVFDINSPGGAPVASAEIARAIKESNKPTVAVIREVGASGAYWAASAADHIIANEVSITGSIGVLASYLEYGDFLTRYNVSYARFVSGDHKDMGSPYREMTNEEKEIYQQTLDKLHAVFIGSVAENRRLEYGYVEELATGQIYIGSEAVDLGLIDQLGGKQEAYAYIGSTLNITVAPVLFEEEKSFFEVLASALDNSAFHVGTGIGAVLVEDDRGIKI from the coding sequence ATGGTCAAAATAGAAAAACAGGAACAGCCGCGAACACCGTGGCTCTGGATTATCGGAGGTATTATTGTTTTCTCTATTATCAGTTTCTTTGTTTTTATTTTCGCGGTTATTTTTATTGCGAGTGATAGTGAACCAACAACAGGCAATGTTGCGGTTATTCCAATGAAAGGAGTGATCATGATTGACAGCGAAGACCGTTTGTTCTCGACAAATGTCGCCTCTTCAACAGAGATTGTTGCGCTTATCAAAAAAGCGGAAAATGATCCTTCTATCAAAGCAATTGTGTTTGACATCAATTCTCCCGGCGGAGCGCCAGTCGCGTCTGCGGAGATTGCGCGCGCGATTAAAGAATCAAATAAGCCAACTGTTGCGGTGATTCGCGAAGTCGGCGCGTCAGGTGCGTATTGGGCGGCAAGCGCGGCGGATCATATTATTGCGAATGAAGTTTCGATTACAGGAAGTATTGGCGTGCTTGCGTCCTACTTGGAGTATGGCGATTTTTTGACGCGGTATAATGTCAGCTATGCGCGTTTTGTTTCAGGAGATCATAAAGATATGGGATCACCATATAGAGAAATGACAAATGAAGAAAAAGAAATTTATCAGCAAACATTGGACAAGTTGCACGCTGTTTTCATTGGTTCTGTCGCGGAAAATCGCAGGCTTGAATATGGTTATGTGGAAGAACTTGCGACAGGGCAGATTTATATTGGAAGTGAAGCGGTGGATCTTGGATTAATTGATCAGCTTGGTGGAAAGCAGGAAGCGTATGCGTATATTGGAAGCACGCTGAACATCACAGTAGCGCCTGTTCTTTTTGAAGAAGAAAAATCATTTTTTGAAGTGCTTGCGTCTGCGTTGGACAATTCCGCGTTTCATGTTGGTACAGGCATTGGCGCGGTGCTGGTGGAAGATGATAGGGGGATAAAAATATAA
- a CDS encoding glycosyltransferase, with the protein MQEKTVSIILPTYNERENIALLIPKIELLFQKKQPYQLKEIIVVDDYSPDGTAVLCQELHKTYKNIVVLQKEKQGIGAALRWGYDHARGEIILSMDSDLSFSVTDIPILLDKIGKGNDLVLGCRHSVQGAGYETKKVSTAIKGVISGFGNKIIPLMLNIPIHDFSANFRAIRKEVWSSLLTTEKTNLLLLEMIVKVQRNGYKIAEVPVIFSERKFGVSKLNLSLESLRFAYRLLFYYW; encoded by the coding sequence ATGCAAGAAAAAACAGTATCAATTATTCTTCCAACCTATAATGAAAGAGAAAATATTGCGCTTCTTATTCCTAAGATTGAGCTTTTATTTCAAAAAAAACAGCCGTATCAATTAAAAGAGATTATTGTTGTTGATGATTATAGCCCAGATGGGACTGCTGTTTTATGTCAGGAGCTTCATAAAACATACAAAAATATTGTTGTGCTTCAAAAAGAAAAACAAGGCATTGGAGCAGCATTGCGCTGGGGGTATGATCATGCGCGGGGAGAGATCATTTTATCTATGGACTCCGATCTTTCTTTTTCTGTTACAGATATTCCTATTCTTCTGGATAAAATAGGGAAAGGGAATGATCTTGTTCTTGGTTGCCGTCATAGTGTTCAAGGCGCGGGCTATGAAACTAAAAAAGTGAGTACTGCCATTAAAGGAGTGATCAGTGGTTTTGGCAATAAAATTATCCCTCTTATGTTGAATATTCCTATTCATGATTTCTCTGCGAATTTTCGTGCGATTCGCAAAGAAGTGTGGAGTTCTCTTTTAACAACAGAAAAGACAAACCTGCTGCTTTTAGAGATGATTGTTAAAGTACAGAGGAACGGATATAAGATAGCAGAAGTTCCTGTTATTTTTTCTGAAAGAAAGTTTGGAGTCTCTAAACTGAATCTTTCTCTTGAGTCTCTTCGCTTTGCGTATCGCCTGCTGTTTTATTATTGGTAG